The following proteins are encoded in a genomic region of Deinococcus sp. YIM 134068:
- the ybeY gene encoding rRNA maturation RNase YbeY — MIDLIARKASPAGLRPALRAALAAAMRHFGVEDREVTVVLVGDRAIRALKREHWGEDAATDVLSFPTWEPGDPFMPPHLGDIIISLDTAARQAEARRHSLTREVALLASHGLTHLVGHDHPHAEGLGFEEGATGEEWQVFHDAWNAARAALPQET; from the coding sequence GTGATCGACCTCATCGCCCGCAAAGCTTCCCCCGCCGGACTGCGGCCCGCCCTGCGCGCGGCGCTGGCGGCGGCGATGCGGCATTTCGGGGTCGAGGACCGGGAGGTGACGGTCGTGCTCGTGGGCGACCGGGCCATCCGCGCCCTGAAGCGCGAGCACTGGGGCGAGGACGCGGCGACGGACGTGCTCAGCTTCCCGACCTGGGAGCCGGGCGACCCCTTCATGCCGCCGCATCTGGGCGACATCATCATCAGCCTGGACACGGCGGCGCGGCAGGCAGAGGCGCGCAGGCACTCGCTGACGCGCGAGGTCGCCCTCCTCGCCAGCCACGGCCTGACCCACCTCGTCGGGCACGACCACCCCCACGCGGAGGGCCTGGGCTTCGAGGAGGGCGCGACCGGGGAGGAGTGGCAGGTCTTCCACGACGCCTGGAACGCCGCGCGGGCGGCTCTGCCCCAGGAAACGTGA
- a CDS encoding diacylglycerol kinase — protein sequence MRSEGSALSLRRWWRSAGFAWAGFVYSYRVQANFRIEVWAGVVAVALAFLLRVPLSPILLCCTLVLSLELLNTALEAVVDLASPELHPLAKVAKDAAAGAVLVASVGALLVGAVVLGPPLLAWVGRWIA from the coding sequence GTGAGGTCGGAGGGGTCGGCCCTCTCGCTGCGGCGCTGGTGGCGCTCGGCGGGCTTTGCGTGGGCCGGATTCGTCTACAGCTACCGGGTGCAGGCCAACTTCCGCATCGAGGTCTGGGCGGGCGTCGTCGCAGTCGCGCTCGCCTTCCTCCTGCGCGTCCCCCTCTCTCCCATCCTCCTCTGCTGCACGCTCGTGCTGAGCCTCGAACTCCTCAACACGGCGCTGGAGGCGGTCGTGGACCTCGCCAGCCCGGAGCTTCACCCGCTCGCCAAAGTGGCGAAGGACGCGGCGGCGGGCGCGGTTCTCGTGGCGAGCGTGGGGGCGCTGCTCGTCGGCGCGGTGGTGCTGGGGCCGCCGCTGCTCGCGTGGGTTGGGCGGTGGATAGCTTGA
- a CDS encoding hemolysin family protein, with protein MNDLLGIVALFVLVLVNGFFVAAEFALVSVRRTRIDQLAEEGNKTARATQRALQNLDLYIAATQLGITMASLGIGFVAEPAIEHLIEPLLGGTTLSEGQITAIAFGVAFAVSTVLHIVFGELAPKSWALQRSEQVSLWVTRPLLIFTAVFKWAIRGLNAMGNGVVRLFGLRGVAGHHTAYSEEEIRMIVSASSQEGVLEDDEKELVYNVFDLSDTTVREIMTPRIEMVLVDGASPLRRLLELNTEHGYSRVPVYQDTADNIVGIAHTSDMLRHLDALDTTTIADVMRPVFFVPEGMKINDLLAKMREKKSHLSIVVDEFGGTSGLVTLEDALEEIVGEIYDETDDDEVPLVEVLSEGVYLMNASLTVGEVEERLGSNLEDGDGEYDTLSGFMTNHFGDIPEVGQNFVHEGWAFTVEEADQRRVVRVRVERAPYVDALEPAVSEEQARE; from the coding sequence ATGAATGACCTTTTAGGGATCGTCGCCCTGTTCGTCCTCGTGCTCGTCAACGGGTTTTTCGTCGCGGCGGAGTTCGCGCTCGTGAGCGTGCGCCGCACCCGAATCGACCAGCTCGCCGAGGAGGGCAACAAGACGGCGCGGGCGACCCAGCGCGCCCTGCAAAATCTGGACCTGTACATCGCCGCGACCCAGCTCGGCATCACGATGGCGTCCCTGGGCATCGGCTTTGTGGCCGAACCTGCCATCGAGCACCTGATCGAGCCGCTGCTGGGGGGGACCACGCTCAGCGAGGGGCAGATCACGGCCATCGCGTTCGGCGTCGCCTTCGCGGTGAGCACCGTGCTGCACATCGTCTTCGGGGAACTCGCGCCCAAGAGCTGGGCCTTGCAGCGCAGCGAGCAGGTGTCGCTGTGGGTGACGCGGCCCCTGCTGATCTTCACGGCGGTCTTCAAGTGGGCCATCCGGGGGCTAAACGCGATGGGCAACGGCGTGGTGCGCCTCTTCGGACTGCGGGGCGTGGCCGGGCACCACACCGCCTACTCGGAGGAGGAAATTCGCATGATCGTCTCCGCGTCCAGCCAGGAGGGCGTGCTGGAGGACGACGAGAAGGAACTCGTCTACAACGTCTTCGACCTGTCGGACACGACGGTGCGCGAGATCATGACGCCGCGCATCGAGATGGTGCTCGTGGACGGGGCCAGCCCGCTGCGGCGGCTGCTGGAGCTGAACACCGAACACGGCTACTCGCGCGTGCCCGTGTATCAGGACACCGCCGACAACATCGTGGGCATCGCGCACACCTCGGACATGCTGCGGCACCTCGACGCGCTCGACACGACCACCATCGCGGACGTGATGCGGCCCGTCTTCTTCGTCCCGGAGGGCATGAAGATCAACGACCTCCTCGCCAAGATGCGCGAGAAGAAGTCGCACCTGAGTATCGTGGTGGACGAGTTCGGCGGCACCTCGGGACTGGTGACGCTGGAGGACGCGCTGGAAGAGATCGTCGGCGAAATCTACGACGAGACCGACGACGACGAGGTGCCGCTCGTGGAGGTGCTGTCCGAGGGCGTGTACCTGATGAACGCGAGCCTGACGGTGGGCGAGGTCGAGGAGCGCCTGGGCAGCAACCTGGAGGACGGCGACGGCGAGTACGACACGCTGTCGGGCTTCATGACGAACCACTTCGGGGACATTCCCGAGGTCGGCCAGAACTTCGTCCACGAGGGCTGGGCCTTCACCGTCGAGGAGGCCGATCAGCGCCGGGTGGTACGGGTGCGGGTCGAGCGGGCACCCTACGTGGACGCCCTCGAACCCGCCGTCTCCGAGGAGCAGGCGCGTGAGTGA
- the cdd gene encoding cytidine deaminase has product MSENGNPPVPDPQLLEGAKAAFKQAYVPYSRFRVGAALRTPDGRVFLGANVENASYGLGRCAEQSAVQAMATAGARKFTDLVVYSEATPPASPCGGCRQILFEFSPEARVVCVNHHGEVVSGLVRDFLPHGFRLEQRDDGHGVGTK; this is encoded by the coding sequence GTGAGTGAGAACGGGAACCCTCCGGTGCCGGACCCCCAACTGCTGGAGGGGGCGAAGGCGGCCTTCAAGCAGGCTTATGTGCCCTACAGCAGGTTTCGCGTCGGCGCGGCGCTGCGAACGCCGGATGGACGGGTCTTTCTCGGGGCGAACGTGGAGAACGCCTCGTACGGCCTGGGCCGCTGCGCCGAGCAGTCCGCCGTGCAGGCGATGGCGACGGCGGGGGCGCGGAAGTTCACCGACCTCGTGGTGTACTCGGAGGCCACGCCGCCCGCCAGCCCGTGCGGGGGGTGCCGCCAGATTCTCTTCGAGTTCAGCCCGGAGGCCCGCGTCGTGTGCGTCAACCATCACGGCGAGGTGGTGAGCGGCCTCGTCCGCGACTTCCTGCCCCACGGCTTCCGGCTGGAGCAGCGGGACGACGGGCACGGGGTGGGGACGAAGTAG
- the aceA gene encoding isocitrate lyase, with product MTPHSQQHGPRTHAEILEKTWKTEERWQGIRRTYSADEVVRLRGSLPIEHTLARHGAQKLWRLMREEPFVNALGALTGNQAMQQVKAGLRAIYLSGWQVAADANNAGQMYPDQSLYPASSVPDVVRRINQTLRRADQIQHSEGRDEIDYFVPIVADAEAGFGGPLNAFELMKAMIEAGAAGVHFEDQLASEKKCGHLGGKVLVPTSQFIRTLNAARLAADVSGVPTVLIARTDADAANLLTSDIDENDRPFCTGERTPEGFYRVRPGIEQAISRALAYAPYADVIWCETSVPNLEDARRFAEAVHAKFPSKLLAYNCSPSFNWRKNLDDATIARFQVELGRMGYKFQFITLAGFHSLNMGMFDLAHGYARRQMSAFVELQEREFAAQERGFTAVKHQREVGTGYFDLVAQAAGGGQSSTTALAGSTEAQQFGKELAGAHD from the coding sequence ATGACCCCCCATTCCCAGCAACACGGCCCCCGCACCCACGCCGAGATTCTGGAAAAGACCTGGAAGACCGAGGAGCGCTGGCAGGGCATCCGCCGCACCTACTCCGCCGACGAGGTGGTGCGCCTGCGCGGCAGTCTGCCCATTGAGCACACGCTGGCGCGGCACGGCGCGCAGAAGCTGTGGCGGCTGATGCGGGAGGAACCCTTCGTGAACGCGCTCGGCGCGCTGACGGGCAATCAGGCGATGCAGCAGGTGAAGGCGGGGTTGAGGGCGATCTACCTCTCGGGCTGGCAGGTCGCCGCCGACGCGAACAACGCCGGGCAGATGTACCCCGACCAGAGCCTCTACCCGGCCTCCTCGGTGCCCGACGTGGTGCGGCGCATCAATCAGACCCTGCGCCGCGCCGACCAGATTCAGCACAGCGAGGGCAGGGACGAGATCGACTACTTCGTGCCCATCGTCGCCGACGCGGAGGCGGGCTTCGGCGGGCCGTTGAACGCCTTCGAACTCATGAAGGCGATGATCGAGGCGGGCGCGGCGGGCGTCCACTTCGAGGACCAGCTCGCCTCCGAGAAGAAGTGCGGCCACCTCGGAGGCAAGGTCCTCGTGCCGACCTCCCAGTTCATCCGCACCCTGAACGCGGCCCGCCTCGCCGCCGACGTGTCGGGCGTGCCCACGGTCCTCATCGCCCGCACCGACGCCGACGCCGCTAACCTGCTCACGAGCGACATTGACGAGAACGACCGGCCCTTCTGCACCGGGGAGCGCACCCCGGAAGGCTTCTACCGCGTCCGCCCCGGCATCGAGCAGGCGATCAGCCGCGCGCTGGCCTACGCCCCCTACGCCGACGTGATCTGGTGTGAGACCTCCGTGCCCAACCTGGAGGACGCGCGCAGGTTTGCCGAGGCGGTCCACGCGAAGTTCCCCAGCAAGCTGCTCGCCTACAACTGCTCGCCGTCCTTCAACTGGCGCAAGAATCTGGACGACGCGACCATCGCGCGCTTTCAGGTCGAACTTGGAAGGATGGGGTACAAGTTCCAGTTCATCACGCTGGCGGGCTTCCACTCGCTGAACATGGGGATGTTCGACCTCGCGCACGGCTACGCGCGGCGGCAGATGAGCGCCTTCGTGGAGTTGCAGGAGCGCGAGTTCGCCGCGCAGGAGCGGGGCTTCACCGCCGTCAAGCACCAGCGCGAGGTGGGCACCGGGTACTTCGACCTCGTGGCGCAGGCGGCGGGCGGCGGCCAGAGCAGCACGACGGCGCTGGCCGGGAGCACGGAGGCGCAGCAGTTCGGCAAGGAACTCGCGGGGGCGCACGACTGA
- a CDS encoding HAD family hydrolase, which yields MTPQTPLTPRHVAFDWGGVFTVGTFDGRSTQNVADRSGVPVERVRESYFRHVRQLEVGEWTLPQFWVTMQEETGVTLPYDEFEALYLGSVHDNAPMYATLAALPRSVRVGLLSNNYPVVSDHLRRDPRFARFDALVFSNELRQKKPHPDAFSALQGAMGVPASQVAFVDDVQENIDAARVAGFHGLLYHHDHHAEFERELEAWLGVSVRV from the coding sequence ATGACCCCCCAGACCCCCCTCACCCCCCGTCACGTCGCCTTCGACTGGGGCGGCGTGTTCACCGTCGGCACTTTCGACGGGCGCTCCACCCAGAACGTCGCCGACCGGAGCGGCGTGCCCGTGGAGCGGGTGCGAGAGAGCTACTTCCGGCACGTCCGGCAACTGGAGGTCGGCGAGTGGACCCTGCCGCAGTTCTGGGTGACGATGCAGGAGGAGACGGGCGTCACCCTGCCCTACGACGAGTTCGAGGCCCTGTACCTCGGCAGCGTCCACGACAACGCGCCCATGTACGCGACCCTGGCCGCCCTGCCCCGCAGCGTCCGCGTCGGCCTGCTGAGCAACAACTACCCCGTCGTCAGCGACCACCTGCGCCGTGATCCGCGCTTCGCCCGCTTCGACGCGCTCGTGTTCAGCAATGAGCTGAGGCAGAAAAAGCCCCACCCCGACGCCTTCTCTGCCCTGCAAGGCGCGATGGGCGTGCCCGCCTCGCAGGTCGCCTTCGTGGACGACGTGCAGGAGAACATCGACGCGGCGCGGGTGGCCGGATTCCACGGCCTGCTCTACCACCACGACCACCACGCCGAGTTCGAGCGCGAGCTGGAGGCGTGGCTGGGGGTGAGCGTCCGGGTGTAG
- the greA gene encoding transcription elongation factor GreA, which yields MTKQRIPMTQRGHDKLVETLNHLKTTRREQISEYMGAAIADGDLRESAAYDEARMQQSENESRIIELEEQLERAVIVAEDAAGGAGLGARVRVRDEKGNERQFELVGTYEVDVLKNRISDASPIGKALSGKRAGQTVTVPLPKGTARFEVLEVTYD from the coding sequence ATGACCAAACAGCGCATTCCCATGACGCAGCGCGGCCACGACAAGCTCGTCGAGACGCTGAACCACCTCAAGACCACCCGCCGCGAGCAGATCAGCGAATACATGGGCGCGGCCATCGCCGACGGCGACCTGCGCGAGAGTGCCGCCTACGACGAGGCGCGGATGCAGCAGAGCGAGAACGAGTCGCGCATCATCGAACTGGAGGAGCAGCTCGAGCGGGCCGTCATCGTCGCCGAGGACGCGGCGGGCGGCGCGGGCCTGGGCGCGCGGGTGCGCGTGCGCGACGAGAAGGGCAACGAGCGCCAGTTCGAACTGGTCGGCACTTACGAGGTGGACGTGCTGAAAAACCGCATCAGCGACGCCAGCCCCATCGGCAAGGCGCTAAGCGGCAAGCGGGCCGGGCAGACCGTGACCGTGCCGCTGCCGAAGGGGACGGCGAGGTTCGAGGTGCTGGAAGTCACCTACGACTGA
- the malQ gene encoding 4-alpha-glucanotransferase, translating to MTIPRSSGVLLHPTSLPGPYGIGELGERARQFVDWLAAAGQRYWQVMPLGPTGYGDSPYQAFSAFAGNPYLIDLTTLREEGLLQEGDFTAIPDFNEDRVDFGLQYVWRNQMLGRAYAHYASRDSASVKAEFEAFGREEAAWLDDYALFSALKDAHGGLPWNAWEPGTRDREPEALSSARASLAPSIERVKFVQFLFFRQWTALREYARERGVQVIGDIPIFVAMDSSDAWANREGFFFDEQGQPTVVAGVPPDYFSETGQLWGNPLYRWDVMAADGFKWWIERFRGSLKLYDVIRVDHFRGFAGYWEIPFPAETAMHGRWVPALGYEMLGAVRGALGDVPIIAEDLGVITPDVERLRDDYGLPGMAVLQFAFGGGDFSVNDFLPHNLRENQVVYTGTHDNDTTRGWWRNADEQERHNFRVYTNSNPSEETFAWQLTELVFGTRANLAVVPLQDLLNRGSDERMNLPGTTGDHNWTWRYREGDLTDELAARLRELTERTNRRV from the coding sequence ATGACGATTCCACGCTCCAGCGGCGTGTTGCTCCATCCCACCAGCCTGCCCGGCCCCTACGGCATCGGGGAGCTGGGCGAGCGGGCCAGGCAGTTCGTGGACTGGCTCGCGGCGGCGGGGCAACGTTACTGGCAGGTCATGCCCCTCGGCCCCACCGGCTACGGCGACAGCCCCTATCAGGCGTTCAGCGCCTTCGCGGGCAACCCGTACCTGATCGACCTCACCACGCTGCGGGAGGAGGGGCTGCTTCAGGAGGGCGACTTCACGGCCATTCCCGACTTCAACGAGGACCGGGTGGACTTCGGCCTCCAGTATGTGTGGCGCAATCAGATGCTGGGGCGGGCCTACGCGCACTACGCCTCGAGGGACTCCGCGAGTGTGAAGGCCGAGTTCGAGGCGTTCGGTCGGGAAGAGGCCGCGTGGCTGGACGACTACGCCCTCTTCTCGGCGCTCAAGGACGCGCACGGGGGCCTGCCGTGGAACGCCTGGGAGCCGGGCACCCGCGACCGCGAGCCGGAGGCGCTGTCGAGCGCGCGGGCGTCGCTGGCCCCGTCCATCGAGCGCGTGAAGTTCGTCCAGTTCCTGTTCTTCCGGCAGTGGACGGCGCTGCGCGAGTACGCCCGTGAACGCGGCGTGCAGGTGATCGGGGACATTCCCATCTTCGTGGCGATGGACTCCAGCGACGCCTGGGCCAACCGCGAGGGGTTCTTCTTCGACGAGCAGGGGCAGCCGACCGTGGTGGCGGGGGTGCCGCCGGACTACTTCAGCGAGACGGGGCAGCTCTGGGGCAACCCGCTGTACCGCTGGGACGTGATGGCGGCGGACGGCTTCAAGTGGTGGATCGAGCGCTTCCGGGGCAGCCTCAAGCTCTACGACGTGATCCGGGTGGACCACTTCCGGGGCTTCGCGGGGTACTGGGAGATTCCCTTTCCCGCCGAGACCGCCATGCACGGGCGCTGGGTGCCCGCCCTGGGCTACGAGATGCTGGGTGCCGTGCGGGGGGCGCTGGGCGACGTGCCCATCATCGCCGAGGACCTGGGGGTCATCACGCCCGACGTGGAGCGGTTGCGCGACGACTACGGGCTGCCGGGCATGGCCGTGCTCCAATTCGCCTTCGGGGGCGGCGACTTCAGCGTGAACGACTTCCTGCCACACAACCTGCGTGAGAATCAGGTCGTGTACACCGGCACCCACGACAACGACACCACGCGCGGCTGGTGGCGCAACGCCGACGAGCAGGAGCGGCACAACTTCCGCGTGTACACGAACAGCAACCCCAGCGAGGAGACGTTCGCGTGGCAGCTCACGGAACTCGTCTTCGGCACCCGCGCCAACCTCGCCGTCGTGCCGCTGCAAGACCTCCTCAACCGGGGCAGCGACGAGCGCATGAACCTCCCCGGCACCACGGGCGACCACAACTGGACCTGGCGCTACCGCGAGGGCGACCTCACGGACGAGTTGGCGGCGCGACTGCGGGAGTTGACGGAGAGGACGAACAGGAGGGTGTAG
- a CDS encoding cob(I)yrinic acid a,c-diamide adenosyltransferase, translating to MKLYTKTGDDGSTGLYGPERVSKTHVRVEAYGTVDELNSAVGLARAHNGRSHKPEPTLDADLEYLQNALFDVGADLATRQGSVSASKISRMDAEDAAFLEAMIDRYQEKTPPLKEFVHPGGTLTSAALHVARATARRAERAAIRLADAEEVNPAVLVYLNRVSDLLFIMARAANEAAGVGEQGWTVKGRR from the coding sequence ATGAAGCTCTACACCAAAACCGGCGACGACGGCTCCACCGGCCTGTACGGCCCCGAACGAGTCAGCAAGACGCACGTGAGGGTCGAGGCCTACGGCACGGTGGACGAACTCAACAGCGCGGTGGGTCTCGCGCGGGCGCACAACGGGCGCAGCCATAAGCCCGAGCCAACGCTGGACGCCGACCTCGAATACCTCCAGAACGCCCTCTTTGACGTGGGCGCTGACCTCGCCACCCGGCAGGGCAGCGTCTCGGCGAGCAAGATCAGCCGCATGGACGCCGAGGACGCCGCCTTTCTGGAGGCGATGATCGACCGCTACCAGGAGAAGACGCCGCCCCTCAAGGAGTTCGTTCACCCCGGCGGCACCCTGACCTCGGCGGCGCTGCACGTCGCCCGCGCCACCGCCCGCCGGGCCGAACGCGCGGCCATCCGCCTCGCCGATGCCGAGGAAGTCAACCCCGCCGTCCTCGTCTATCTCAACCGCGTCTCCGACCTGCTCTTCATCATGGCCCGCGCGGCGAACGAGGCGGCGGGGGTGGGCGAGCAGGGATGGACGGTGAAGGGGCGGAGATGA
- a CDS encoding N-acetylmuramoyl-L-alanine amidase family protein produces MKRLLLLLLLLVSTAVAAPRVGTHAGYTRVVFDLPRTATASTRVASGRATVRLSVTLRAARGTLSAPGVRGYTVSGRTVTVTLAPGHGKAKANILPAKGKQAARLVIDVPTGTAAARVPATPVRSRVVTRPAGTNSPLRPRVVLDAGHGGIDPGMHSRWVTEADVTLDVARRVRRMLRGHGVDVVMSRNGNQHLSADKASDLDARSRLASNRTTSAFVSIHVNASANPGGQGIETYYFGQPLAGQGRSLAVRENGGGSLGQELTRRAANNAQNLLGDLLAQAKMSFSRQLAQKVQSRLITATGAVNRGVQTDAFYVIRNPTTAAILIEIGFGTSPVEGPRLAQAVYRERVAGAIARAILDFVHAE; encoded by the coding sequence GTGAAGCGTCTTCTCCTGCTCCTGCTCCTCCTCGTGTCCACGGCGGTCGCCGCGCCGCGTGTGGGCACCCATGCCGGATATACCCGCGTGGTGTTCGACCTGCCCCGCACCGCCACCGCCAGCACCCGCGTTGCCAGTGGCCGGGCGACCGTGCGGCTGAGCGTGACCCTGCGTGCCGCACGGGGAACTCTCTCCGCCCCCGGCGTGCGAGGTTACACGGTCTCGGGCCGCACCGTCACCGTCACGCTCGCGCCGGGGCATGGCAAGGCCAAAGCGAACATTCTCCCGGCGAAGGGGAAGCAGGCGGCCCGCCTCGTCATCGACGTGCCGACGGGGACGGCTGCCGCCCGCGTGCCCGCCACGCCCGTCCGCTCGCGCGTCGTCACCCGTCCGGCGGGCACGAACTCTCCCTTGCGTCCCCGCGTGGTCCTCGACGCCGGGCACGGGGGCATCGATCCGGGGATGCACAGCCGCTGGGTCACGGAGGCCGACGTGACCCTCGACGTGGCCCGCCGCGTGCGCCGGATGTTGCGGGGGCACGGTGTGGACGTGGTGATGAGCCGGAACGGGAACCAGCACCTCAGCGCGGACAAGGCCAGCGACCTCGACGCGCGCTCCCGCCTCGCCTCCAACCGGACGACGAGCGCCTTTGTCAGCATCCATGTCAACGCCTCGGCCAATCCGGGCGGGCAGGGCATCGAGACGTACTACTTCGGGCAGCCGCTCGCCGGGCAGGGCCGCAGCCTCGCCGTGCGCGAGAACGGCGGCGGCAGCCTCGGCCAGGAACTCACCCGCCGCGCCGCCAACAATGCCCAGAACCTCCTCGGAGACCTGCTCGCCCAGGCCAAGATGTCCTTTTCCCGCCAGCTCGCCCAGAAGGTCCAGTCCCGCCTCATCACCGCCACGGGGGCCGTGAACCGGGGCGTGCAGACCGACGCCTTCTACGTCATCCGCAACCCCACCACCGCCGCCATCCTCATCGAGATCGGCTTCGGCACCAGCCCGGTGGAGGGGCCACGCCTCGCCCAGGCCGTCTACCGCGAGCGGGTGGCGGGGGCGATTGCGCGGGCGATTCTGGATTTCGTGCACGCGGAGTGA
- a CDS encoding SGNH/GDSL hydrolase family protein: MPSKPRRSFRPLGPALALGLLLAGTGSAVSSLTQATSPTLELTSAPRTATDAAARRVMPLGDSITDGYNIPGGYRIPLLPALNAAGLRVDLVGSARNGPASLADRDHEGHSGWRIDQLLAEVDGWLSSAQPDVILLMIGTNDMIQNRDVATAPARLGTLLDRIAARRPAATILVASLPPLSDPAGNARVRAFNAALPGVVRARAALGRWVRLVDASARLTPADLADGVHPNEGGYRKLAEMWLGALRGL; encoded by the coding sequence ATGCCGTCCAAACCACGACGTTCGTTTCGTCCCCTCGGCCCTGCTCTCGCGCTCGGTCTGCTCCTGGCAGGCACCGGGTCCGCCGTCTCGTCTCTCACGCAGGCGACTTCGCCCACACTGGAACTTACGTCGGCCCCCCGCACGGCCACGGACGCGGCGGCCCGGCGCGTGATGCCGCTGGGCGACTCCATCACCGACGGGTACAACATCCCCGGCGGCTACCGCATCCCGCTGCTCCCCGCGCTGAACGCGGCGGGCCTGCGGGTGGACCTCGTGGGGTCGGCGCGCAATGGCCCCGCGAGCCTCGCCGACCGCGACCACGAGGGCCACAGCGGCTGGCGGATTGATCAGCTCCTCGCGGAGGTGGACGGCTGGCTCTCTTCCGCCCAGCCGGACGTGATTCTCCTGATGATCGGCACGAACGATATGATCCAGAACCGCGACGTGGCGACCGCGCCCGCCCGGCTCGGCACCCTCCTCGACCGCATCGCCGCGCGCCGTCCCGCCGCCACCATCCTCGTCGCCTCCCTCCCGCCGCTCAGCGACCCGGCGGGGAATGCACGCGTGAGGGCCTTCAACGCCGCCCTTCCCGGCGTGGTGCGGGCGCGTGCCGCCCTGGGCCGGTGGGTCCGGCTCGTGGACGCCTCCGCCCGGCTGACGCCCGCCGACCTCGCCGACGGGGTGCATCCCAACGAGGGCGGCTACCGCAAGCTGGCGGAGATGTGGCTGGGTGCCCTGCGGGGGCTGTGA
- a CDS encoding HD-GYP domain-containing protein yields MFDDLDLFGALTPFASGRPAPKPAAREETPRTGLRQLLLEAQPAALFLLDGAGLVLEVGGAWEAVTGLRPGEATGQPLHRWLRYERARHPGALRVGQGALEEVTLATPLHTHIVRVTWGARGEYVAGTLEPLAASAQHAFRTAERLQDVERALDEAVHFLGVSQDAWQSEHIRRIVDFAERLAQAAHLSATEVAAVRWGAALHDIGKARVPQAILQKPGPLDPLEYEVILQHPVWGVQLLADLPFLPVSTVDAVRHHHERWDGGGYPLGLTGHRIPLAARIVAVADVFDALTSVRPYKSAWTYQDAVDHLITESGRQFDPELTRLFVCEVLGFTHLEDRFDSPAGQAG; encoded by the coding sequence ATGTTTGACGACCTCGACCTGTTCGGGGCGCTGACGCCCTTCGCCTCCGGGCGGCCCGCTCCCAAGCCCGCCGCGCGGGAGGAGACCCCGCGCACCGGCCTGCGCCAACTGCTGCTGGAGGCGCAACCGGCGGCGCTCTTTCTGCTCGACGGGGCGGGGCTGGTGCTGGAGGTCGGCGGGGCGTGGGAGGCCGTCACCGGGCTGAGGCCGGGGGAGGCGACCGGGCAGCCGCTCCACCGCTGGCTGCGCTACGAGCGCGCCCGCCATCCCGGCGCGCTCCGGGTGGGGCAGGGGGCATTGGAGGAGGTCACGCTCGCCACGCCGCTGCACACCCACATCGTACGGGTGACGTGGGGCGCGCGGGGCGAATATGTGGCGGGCACGCTGGAGCCGCTGGCGGCCTCGGCACAGCACGCCTTCCGCACCGCCGAGCGCCTTCAGGACGTGGAGCGGGCGCTGGACGAGGCCGTGCATTTCCTGGGGGTGAGCCAGGACGCCTGGCAGTCCGAGCATATCCGCCGGATCGTGGACTTCGCCGAGCGGCTGGCGCAGGCCGCCCATCTCAGCGCCACCGAGGTCGCCGCCGTGCGCTGGGGCGCGGCTCTCCACGACATCGGCAAGGCGCGGGTGCCGCAGGCCATCCTCCAGAAGCCCGGTCCCCTCGATCCACTGGAGTACGAGGTCATCCTCCAGCACCCGGTCTGGGGCGTGCAGCTTCTGGCCGATCTGCCCTTCCTGCCCGTCTCCACGGTGGACGCGGTGCGCCACCACCACGAACGCTGGGACGGCGGCGGCTACCCGCTGGGGCTGACGGGGCACCGCATTCCCCTCGCCGCGCGCATCGTGGCCGTGGCCGACGTGTTCGACGCCCTGACGAGCGTCCGCCCCTACAAGAGCGCGTGGACCTATCAGGACGCCGTGGACCACCTCATCACCGAGTCGGGCCGCCAGTTCGACCCCGAACTCACCCGCCTGTTCGTGTGCGAGGTGCTGGGCTTCACCCACCTCGAAGACCGCTTCGACTCCCCGGCGGGTCAGGCGGGCTGA